From Nyctibius grandis isolate bNycGra1 chromosome 27, bNycGra1.pri, whole genome shotgun sequence, one genomic window encodes:
- the NUAK2 gene encoding NUAK family SNF1-like kinase 2: MEPGAALAASLAEGLIKSPRPLMKKQAVKRHHHKHNLKHRYEFLETLGKGTYGKVKKARERSGKLVAIKSIRKDKIKDEQDLVHIRREIEIMSSLNHPHIIAVHEVFENSSKIVIVMEYASKGDLYDYISERQRLPEQEARHFFRQVVSAVYYCHKNGIVHRDLKLENILLDANGNIKIADFGLSNVYQQDKLLQTYCGSPLYASPEIINGRPYKGPEVDSWSLGVLLYILVHGTMPFDGHDYKTLVKQITSGDYREPTKLSDACGLIRWMLMVNPERRATIEDIATHWWVNWGYKVPIGEQELLRESESPLATVAEWLRRSSRPLLENGSKVRCFLKQHIPGVTLERQRSLKKSKKENDVSHALQEVALAPENPSKSILKRPKGILKKRNSCEQKVPGPGPPPAGEARGEDGEVAAAGLTRILSSGTLACSAGVGAVPTAVPKKGILKKPSARESGYYSSLECCESGDVLDAGSLDIDGNVFADTPSPEQGPQGLPTRRKGILKHNGKYSSSSTEPDSPPGQGFGGFSEVPLPQVPRARPSSAVSEDSILSTESFDQLDLPTRVPHGGRGMRGCVSADSLLRLEEEEEVEEGRRLRRWTVTHCRSPLGESSLSLASCDNVTELYRRAVAISMKLS, encoded by the exons atGGAGCCGGGGGCAGCGCTGGCCGCCTCGCTGGCCGAGGGGCTCATCAAGTCGCCGCGGCCGCTGATGAAGAAGCAGGCGGTGAAGCGGCACCACCACAAGCACAACCTCAAGCACCGCTACGAGTTCCTGGAGACGCTGGGGAAGGGCACCTACGGGAAGGTGAAGAAAGCTCGGGAGCGCTCCGGCAAGCTG GTGGCTATCAAGTCAATCCGGAAAGACAAAATCAAGGATGAGCAGGACCTTGTCCACATCCGGAGAGAGATCGAGATCATGTCCTCCCTCAACCACCCCCACATCATCGCTGTCCACGAAG TGTTTGAGAACAGCAGCAAGATCGTCATCGTGATGGAGTACGCCAGCAAGGGGGACCTGTACGACTACATCAGCGAGCGGCAGCGGCTGCCGGAGCAGGAGGCACGCCACTTCTTCCGGCAGGTCGTGTCGGCCGTCTACTACTGCCACAAG AACGGGATCGTTCACAGGGACCTCAAGCTGGAGAACATCCTTCTCGATGCAAACGGGAACATCAAG AttgcagactttggcctgtCCAACGTTTACCAGCAGGACAAACTCCTGCAGACTTACTGCGGCAGCCCTCTCTACGCATCCCCCGAAATCATCAACGGGAGGCCCTACAAGGGCCCCGAG GTGGACAGCTGGTCCCTGGGTGTTCTCCTCTACATCCTGGTCCACGGCACGATGCCATTTGATGGCCACGACTACAAGACTCTGGTCAAGCAGATCACGAGCGGGGACTACCGGGAGCCCACGAAGCTGTCGG ATGCCTGTGGGCTAATCCGCTGGATGCTGATGGTGAACCCAGAGCGCCGTGCCACCATCGAGGACATCGCCACGCACTGGTGGGTGAACTGGGGCTACAAAGTGCCCATCGGGGAGCAAGAGCTGCTGCGGGAGAGCGAGTCCCCCCTGGCCACGGTGGCAGAGTGGCTTCGCCGCTCCTCCCGGCCCCTCCTGGAGAACGGCTCCAAGGTGCGATGCTTCTTGAAGCAGCACATCCCTGGCGTGACCCTGGAGCGGCAGCGCTCCCTCAAGAAGTCCAAGAAGGAGAACGACGTCTCCCATGCGCTGCAGGAGGTGGCTCTGGCCCCGGAGAACCCCTCCAAGTCCATCCTCAAGCGGCCCAAGGGCAtcctgaagaagagaaactCCTGTGAGCAGAAGGTGccgggccccggccccccgccagCGGGAGAGGCGAGGGGTGAGGATGGTGAGGTGGCCGCTGCGGGTCTCACCCGGATCCTGTCCTCCGGGACGCTGGCTTGCAGCGCGGGCGTTGGAGCGGTGCCCACGGCCGTGCCCAAGAAGGGAATACTGAAAAAGCCCTCGGCGAGGGAGTCGGGGTATTACTCGTCCCTGGAGTGCTGCGAGTCCGGGGATGTCCTGGACGCGGGGAGCTTGGACATTGATGGGAACGTGTTTGctgacaccccctccccagagcaGGGCCCCCAGGGTCTCCCCACCCGTCGGAAAGGCATCCTCAAGCACAACGGCAAGTactcctccagcagcacagagccagaCAGCCCCCCCGGGCAGGGCTTCGGGGGCTTCAGCGAGGTGCCCCTGCCCCAGgtgccccgcgcccgcccgTCCAGCGCTGTGAGCGAGGACAGCATCCTCTCCACAGAGTCCTTCGATCAGCTCGACCTGCCCACCCGTGTCCCCCACGGCGGCCGGGGCATGCGGGGCTGCGTCTCTGCCGACAGCCTCCTCCggctggaagaggaggaggaggtggaggaagggCGCAGGCTGCGCCGCTGGACTGTGACCCATTGCCGGAGCCCCCTGGGAGAGAGCAGCTTGTCCCTGGCCAGCTGTGACAACGTCACCGAGCTCTACCGGCGTGCCGTGGCCATCAGCATGAAGCTGAGCTGA